Part of the uncultured Anaeromusa sp. genome is shown below.
TGAAATGGAAGAAATGCAACAGATGCTGGCAATGGATGAAGCCGCTGATATGGTGGGGGCCGAGGCGGAATTGTCGCCAGAAGAACGGCGGCGTCAAGAGCAGCGTCAGGCGATCGAACAGATGGCAAAATCGCGCCCGGAAGATATCGCACAAATGCTCAAAGCATGGTTGACAGACGAGTAAAAGGTCGCCGGGAGGGAATAATATATGTATGGTCAAAACGAGTTAACGCCGAAGCAAAAAGCGGCCATTCTGTTAATTTCTTTGGGTCCAGAAGTGTCTTCCCAGGTTTTTCGGCATTTAAGGGAAGACGAAATTGAAAAACTGACGTTGGAAATTGCCAGCCAACGCAAAGTGACACAGGAACAAAAGGAAAAAGTGTTGGATGAATTTCATTCGCTGTTGGTGGCGAAGGAATATATTTCCGCCGGAGGTCTTGATTATGCAAGGGAAGTCCTGGAAAAAGCCCTTGGGCCGGAAAAAGCCGTTTCTATTATCAATCGGCTGACCTCAAGTCTGCAAATTCGTCCTTTTGATTTTGCGCGAAAGACGGATCCGTCACAGCTCTTAAACTTTATTCAAAACGAACATCCCCAGACGATTGCCCTGATAATGGCGTATCTGACGCCGGAACAGTCCGCTGCTATTATTTCCAATTTACCGGCGGATCGGCAGGTGGAGGTTTCTAAAAGAATTGCGTTGATGGACCGTACGTCGCCAGACGTGTTGAAGGATGTGGAACGCGTTTTGGAACGTAAGCTTTCTTCCTTGGCAACTCAGGACTTTACTACTGCCGGCGGCGTTGATGCGATTGTGGAAATGTTGAACCGCGTTGACCGTACGACCGAACGTACGATTATTGAAAATCTAGAAGTTCAAAATCCGGAATTGGCAGAAGAGATTAAACGTAAGATGTTTGTCTTTGAAGATATTGTTATGCTGGATGATCGGTCATTGCAAATGGTCTTGCGTGAAATTGACCAGAAGGACCTGGCCTTGGCTCTTAAGGCTTCGTCAGGCGAAGTGGGTGAAAAAATCTACAAGAATATGTCGAAACGGGCTTCTGAAATGTTGCGTGAGGAAATTGAATATATGGGACCTGTACGTATTCGAGATGTAGAAG
Proteins encoded:
- the fliG gene encoding flagellar motor switch protein FliG gives rise to the protein MYGQNELTPKQKAAILLISLGPEVSSQVFRHLREDEIEKLTLEIASQRKVTQEQKEKVLDEFHSLLVAKEYISAGGLDYAREVLEKALGPEKAVSIINRLTSSLQIRPFDFARKTDPSQLLNFIQNEHPQTIALIMAYLTPEQSAAIISNLPADRQVEVSKRIALMDRTSPDVLKDVERVLERKLSSLATQDFTTAGGVDAIVEMLNRVDRTTERTIIENLEVQNPELAEEIKRKMFVFEDIVMLDDRSLQMVLREIDQKDLALALKASSGEVGEKIYKNMSKRASEMLREEIEYMGPVRIRDVEESQQKIVNVIRRLEESGEIIVSRGKGDEVIA